A genome region from Pseudomonas pergaminensis includes the following:
- a CDS encoding Lrp/AsnC family transcriptional regulator: MDKYDRMLLSALLEDGRASYAQLARTVNLSAPAVAERVAKLEASGVITGYQAKVDLSKVGLPIQCVIELRLTNHGSQKVYDALAEIPELTECHRVTGDPCVIMQAAVGSMPELENLINRVAKFGFSKTSIILSSAIERRVPLGQLEGNGKNGG, encoded by the coding sequence ATGGACAAATACGACCGCATGCTCCTCAGCGCCCTGCTCGAAGACGGCCGCGCGTCCTACGCGCAACTGGCGCGCACGGTAAACCTCTCCGCCCCCGCCGTGGCCGAGCGCGTGGCCAAGCTGGAGGCCAGCGGCGTGATCACTGGGTATCAGGCCAAGGTGGACCTGTCCAAAGTGGGGTTGCCGATCCAGTGCGTGATTGAACTGCGGCTGACCAATCATGGCAGCCAGAAGGTGTATGACGCGTTGGCGGAAATCCCTGAATTGACGGAGTGCCATCGGGTGACCGGCGACCCGTGCGTGATCATGCAGGCAGCCGTGGGGTCGATGCCGGAGTTGGAGAACCTGATCAACCGGGTGGCCAAGTTCGGGTTCAGCAAGACCTCGATTATTTTGTCGAGTGCGATAGAGCGGCGGGTACCGTTGGGGCAGTTGGAGGGCAATGGGAAAAATGGTGGCTGA
- a CDS encoding 3'-5' exonuclease codes for MERIAVIDFETTGITPSSHCRATEIAVVILERGQIVDRYQSLMNAGVRVPGFIEQLTGISNAMLRSAPPAERVMNEVNEFVGTTPLMAHNAAFDQKFWDYELGLIRRTRLQKFACSLLLARRLMPAAPNHKLGTLNTYAQLPHTGKAHRAMADAEMAANLTAHLAQELRRTHGLRELSHELLCTLQKVPAAKINEHLKKHRGF; via the coding sequence TTGGAACGTATAGCGGTCATCGACTTTGAAACCACCGGCATCACCCCGAGCAGCCATTGCCGGGCCACTGAAATCGCGGTGGTCATCCTCGAACGTGGCCAGATTGTGGACCGCTACCAGAGCCTGATGAACGCCGGCGTGCGCGTGCCGGGTTTTATCGAGCAACTCACCGGCATCAGCAACGCCATGCTGCGCAGCGCGCCGCCGGCCGAGCGAGTGATGAACGAGGTCAACGAGTTCGTCGGCACCACGCCACTGATGGCGCACAACGCCGCGTTCGACCAGAAGTTCTGGGACTACGAACTGGGCCTGATCCGCCGTACCCGCCTGCAAAAATTCGCCTGCTCCCTGCTTCTTGCACGCCGCCTCATGCCGGCTGCGCCCAACCACAAGCTCGGCACCCTCAACACCTACGCGCAACTGCCCCACACCGGCAAGGCTCACCGAGCGATGGCCGATGCGGAAATGGCAGCTAACCTCACAGCCCACCTGGCCCAGGAACTGCGCCGCACCCACGGCTTGCGCGAACTGTCCCATGAGTTGCTGTGCACCTTGCAGAAAGTGCCGGCGGCGAAGATCAATGAGCACCTGAAGAAGCATCGCGGGTTCTGA
- a CDS encoding LabA-like NYN domain-containing protein has product MKKIAVFADVQNLYYTVRQAYGCHFNYAALWADISARGQIVEAYAYAIDRGDSKQQQFQQILRNLGFTVKLKPYIQRSDGSAKGDWDVGITIDIMDAADHVDEIVLASGDGDFDMLLDRVIHKHGVEAVAYGVPGLTANSLIRAASRYVPIEGALLLK; this is encoded by the coding sequence GTGAAGAAAATTGCAGTGTTCGCCGATGTTCAAAACCTCTACTACACCGTTCGCCAGGCCTATGGCTGCCACTTCAACTACGCCGCGTTGTGGGCTGATATCAGCGCGCGCGGGCAGATCGTCGAGGCGTACGCGTATGCCATCGACCGTGGCGACAGCAAACAGCAGCAATTCCAGCAGATCCTGCGCAACCTGGGTTTCACGGTAAAACTCAAGCCCTACATCCAGCGCAGCGACGGCTCGGCCAAGGGCGACTGGGACGTGGGTATCACCATCGACATCATGGACGCCGCCGACCACGTCGACGAAATCGTGCTGGCCTCTGGCGACGGTGATTTCGACATGTTGCTCGACCGGGTTATCCACAAGCATGGCGTCGAGGCCGTGGCCTATGGCGTACCGGGGCTGACGGCCAATTCATTGATACGCGCCGCCAGTCGCTACGTGCCGATTGAAGGCGCGTTGTTGCTCAAATAA
- a CDS encoding DUF2076 domain-containing protein translates to MNSEEQTLIDGLFSRLQQAETDSAPRDAQAEARIKEHMTRQPAAGYYMTQSILVQEHALKSLDALNKEQAQQIQQLQDELQRAKSAPAAPASSGGFLSSIFGGGSRDPQPAQSAPASSGGGWREPGRPGFSQPAPQQNYGAPQQNYQQPQQAPAAPIGSGFLGGAMKTAAGVAGGVLLAEGISSLFHHNQQPQVVEEIIEQPAPASDQSGWGGDDQKYAGNDNWGSDNSDSFTDSDYSDDSSSFGDDDSFV, encoded by the coding sequence ATGAACAGCGAAGAGCAAACCCTGATCGATGGACTGTTTTCACGGTTGCAACAAGCCGAAACGGACTCAGCCCCCCGCGACGCCCAGGCCGAAGCGCGGATCAAGGAGCACATGACGCGCCAACCGGCAGCCGGGTACTACATGACCCAGTCGATCCTGGTGCAGGAGCACGCGCTCAAAAGCCTCGACGCGCTAAACAAGGAGCAGGCGCAGCAGATCCAGCAGTTGCAGGATGAGCTGCAGCGGGCGAAATCCGCGCCAGCCGCTCCGGCGAGCAGCGGTGGGTTCTTGTCGAGCATCTTTGGCGGTGGTTCCCGCGACCCCCAGCCTGCGCAGAGCGCCCCGGCCTCTTCCGGTGGCGGCTGGCGTGAACCGGGGCGGCCTGGGTTCAGCCAGCCTGCGCCGCAGCAGAACTACGGCGCGCCCCAGCAGAACTACCAACAGCCGCAACAAGCGCCGGCAGCCCCGATAGGCAGCGGTTTCCTCGGCGGCGCGATGAAAACCGCAGCCGGCGTGGCCGGTGGTGTGTTGCTGGCCGAAGGCATCAGCAGCCTGTTCCATCACAACCAGCAACCGCAGGTGGTCGAGGAAATCATCGAACAGCCGGCGCCCGCCAGTGACCAGAGCGGCTGGGGCGGCGATGACCAGAAGTACGCCGGCAATGACAACTGGGGCAGTGACAACTCGGACAGCTTCACCGACAGCGATTATTCCGACGATTCTTCTTCCTTCGGCGACGACGATTCCTTCGTCTGA
- a CDS encoding YciC family protein has translation MNPLDVLRDSFRFTQRNLGAIVQLCLPLVIFEALLQQVLNHVVGPDAFPGYSVVVGLLVYPLYTGALILFLDARTRGESPTTKDVWAMALTLWPRFALLTAMSTLLILLGLSLYFLPGLWLMVVLAFAEYLLVLRGMPALEAMKESFRLSRGHFWLILVCLLCVMTPLWLLKGASVAAYPTPAPLLGLFLDSAHSFLQLFTSVVLFRLFMLIGGDADAR, from the coding sequence ATGAATCCGTTAGACGTGCTGCGCGACTCCTTCCGTTTCACCCAACGCAACCTGGGCGCTATCGTCCAGCTGTGTTTGCCGTTGGTGATTTTCGAAGCCCTGCTGCAACAGGTGCTCAACCACGTGGTGGGCCCGGATGCATTCCCTGGCTACAGCGTGGTGGTGGGGTTGCTGGTGTACCCGCTGTACACCGGCGCGTTGATCCTGTTTCTGGATGCCCGCACCCGTGGCGAGTCACCGACTACCAAGGATGTATGGGCCATGGCCCTGACCCTGTGGCCGCGCTTCGCCCTGCTGACGGCCATGAGCACGCTGCTGATCCTGCTGGGGCTGTCGCTGTATTTCCTGCCGGGCCTGTGGCTGATGGTGGTGCTGGCCTTTGCCGAGTACCTGCTGGTGCTGCGCGGCATGCCGGCGCTGGAGGCGATGAAGGAAAGCTTCCGCCTGAGCCGTGGGCATTTCTGGCTGATCCTGGTGTGCCTGCTGTGCGTGATGACGCCACTGTGGCTGCTCAAGGGCGCCAGCGTTGCGGCCTACCCCACGCCTGCGCCGCTGCTGGGCCTGTTTCTGGACAGTGCCCACAGCTTCCTGCAACTGTTTACCAGCGTGGTGCTGTTCCGGTTATTCATGCTGATCGGTGGCGATGCCGACGCGCGGTGA
- a CDS encoding endonuclease/exonuclease/phosphatase family protein, with translation MTRLLRITLLGLLIIAGLLAALIYSLTWRPEAKQTLPVSCVAPRAPTLLPGQALKVMTWNVQYLAGKNYVFWYDTADGSGPDDRPTVEDMAASLDEVARVIRDEQPDILLLQELDENAKPSHYQDQLALLQERLVDLYPCSAQAFDWKADFVPDRHIFGSVGRKLATLSRYQIEHAERLQLPAPEANFISRQFQPKPALLLTYLPLSDGGQLAVLNTRLDGDAPGRSAVQEQVQTTVKLLDKFEGRGTPWLIGGDFNLLPLGQFLRLDAGKRGQYSPDSELHLLWDKYPMIPSNSQSSGIDREKWLTHFPNDPSVDGPDRTLDYLFYSPRIKRVEAKVRQEDTLRISNHLPVIARFLLPAAQ, from the coding sequence ATGACCCGTTTATTGCGCATAACCCTGCTGGGCCTGCTGATCATTGCAGGCCTGCTCGCCGCCCTGATCTACAGCCTGACCTGGCGCCCCGAGGCGAAGCAAACCCTGCCGGTGAGTTGTGTCGCGCCCCGTGCGCCCACGCTGCTGCCGGGGCAGGCGCTCAAGGTCATGACCTGGAACGTGCAGTACCTCGCCGGCAAGAACTACGTGTTCTGGTACGACACCGCCGACGGCAGTGGCCCGGACGACCGCCCGACCGTGGAAGACATGGCCGCCAGCCTCGACGAAGTGGCGCGGGTGATCCGTGACGAACAACCCGACATCCTGCTGCTGCAGGAACTCGACGAAAACGCCAAGCCCTCCCATTACCAAGACCAGCTTGCCCTGTTGCAAGAGCGCCTGGTCGACCTCTACCCCTGCAGTGCCCAGGCCTTCGACTGGAAAGCCGACTTCGTGCCCGACCGGCATATCTTCGGCAGCGTCGGCCGTAAATTGGCGACCCTCAGCCGTTACCAGATCGAACACGCCGAGCGCCTGCAATTGCCGGCCCCCGAGGCGAACTTCATCAGCCGCCAGTTCCAACCCAAGCCGGCCTTGCTGTTGACCTACCTGCCGCTGAGCGACGGTGGCCAACTGGCCGTGCTCAACACCCGCCTGGACGGTGACGCCCCTGGGCGCAGCGCGGTGCAGGAGCAGGTCCAGACCACGGTCAAGCTGCTGGATAAATTCGAAGGGCGCGGCACACCCTGGCTGATCGGCGGCGACTTCAACCTGCTGCCCCTGGGCCAATTCCTGCGGCTGGACGCCGGCAAGCGTGGGCAATATTCGCCGGACAGCGAGCTGCATTTGCTGTGGGACAAATACCCGATGATCCCGAGCAACAGCCAATCCAGCGGGATTGACCGTGAGAAGTGGCTGACCCACTTCCCCAACGACCCGAGCGTCGACGGGCCGGACCGCACGCTCGATTACCTGTTCTACAGCCCGCGAATCAAGCGGGTGGAGGCGAAAGTGCGGCAGGAGGACACGTTGCGCATTTCCAACCACCTGCCGGTGATCGCTCGCTTCCTGCTGCCCGCCGCACAATAA
- a CDS encoding tautomerase family protein: MPFISVRITRDGVTQEQKAQVIAEITNTMQTVLNKDPHLTHIVIEEVDTDNWGYAGITTTEYRKRVE, from the coding sequence ATGCCTTTCATCAGCGTCCGTATTACCCGTGATGGCGTCACCCAAGAGCAGAAAGCCCAGGTCATCGCCGAAATAACCAACACCATGCAAACCGTGCTCAATAAGGACCCGCACCTTACTCACATCGTCATCGAAGAGGTGGATACGGATAACTGGGGCTACGCGGGAATCACCACCACCGAGTACCGAAAAAGAGTCGAATAA